Proteins found in one Aquibium microcysteis genomic segment:
- a CDS encoding antitoxin produces MGETAKLFRNGGSQAVRLPAEFRFEGTEVNIRRDPQTGEVILSPVSPAGEPSWDDFFRLRDELDMPADFLKDRDQTQGERDTLGDA; encoded by the coding sequence ATGGGCGAAACCGCCAAGCTCTTCAGGAACGGCGGCAGCCAGGCTGTCCGCCTACCCGCCGAATTCCGTTTCGAAGGGACGGAGGTCAACATCCGGCGCGATCCGCAGACGGGCGAGGTAATCCTGTCACCCGTCTCGCCGGCAGGCGAGCCGTCCTGGGACGACTTCTTCCGGCTCCGCGACGAGCTGGACATGCCGGCGGACTTCCTCAAGGATCGCGATCAGACCCAGGGGGAGCGCGACACCCTTGGCGACGCCTAG
- a CDS encoding type II toxin-antitoxin system VapC family toxin translates to MATPSCMLDTNMVGALIGEKAARADAGLRRHRVGSVCISVVTEGEVLYGLANNPAATRKAAQMRALLSRFVILPWTSDVASVYAAVRAAMRRNGRTMGALDMLIAAHALSMGIPLATSDRAFHHVPGLKVENWLVD, encoded by the coding sequence TTGGCGACGCCTAGCTGCATGCTCGACACCAACATGGTCGGTGCGCTCATCGGCGAGAAGGCTGCACGCGCCGACGCCGGGCTGCGCCGGCACCGCGTGGGCTCGGTCTGCATATCCGTGGTGACCGAAGGCGAAGTCCTCTACGGGCTCGCCAACAATCCCGCCGCCACCCGCAAAGCGGCGCAGATGCGCGCGTTGCTGTCGCGCTTCGTCATCCTGCCGTGGACGAGCGACGTCGCGTCGGTCTATGCGGCCGTCCGGGCAGCGATGCGCCGGAACGGGCGAACGATGGGCGCCCTCGACATGCTGATCGCCGCGCATGCCCTGTCGATGGGCATTCCGCTGGCGACCAGCGACCGGGCATTTCATCACGTGCCCGGCCTGAAGGTGGAGAACTGGCTGGTCGACTGA
- a CDS encoding antitoxin, with protein sequence MGEIGKLFKDGESQAVRIPDRFRFEGTEVEFRPGPNPGEVILAPKRMERTGSFDAFFRSRAEIPDWELEGFLEDRDQGVHERDDPLA encoded by the coding sequence ATGGGCGAGATCGGAAAGCTGTTCAAGGACGGCGAGAGCCAGGCCGTGCGCATCCCCGACCGGTTCCGCTTCGAGGGCACGGAGGTGGAGTTCCGCCCCGGACCCAATCCAGGCGAGGTGATCCTGGCGCCGAAACGGATGGAGCGGACGGGCTCGTTCGACGCCTTCTTCAGGTCTCGCGCCGAGATTCCCGATTGGGAACTCGAAGGCTTCCTGGAGGACCGGGATCAGGGTGTTCATGAGCGGGATGACCCGCTGGCATGA
- the pcaF gene encoding 3-oxoadipyl-CoA thiolase: MREAYICDYVRTPIGRFGGSLSSVRADDLGAVPIRALMERNGTVDWEAIDDVVYGCANQAGEDNRNVARMALLLAGLPTVVPGSTVNRLCGSGMDALTIAARAIKAGEAEIMIAGGVESMSRAPFVMPKADTAFSRNAEIYDTTIGWRFVNPVMKKQYGVDSMPETGENVAAEFNVSRADQDAFAVRSQDKAVAAQQNGRLAKEIVPVTIPQKKGDPVVVSKDEHPRAGTTVETLAKLGTPFRKEGGTVTAGNASGVNDGAAALIVASEAAVKKYGLTPIARVLGGAAAGVPPRIMGIGPAPASKKLCARLGLTPSDFDVVELNEAFASQGIAVLRDLGIAEDAEHVNPNGGAIALGHPLGMSGARIAGTAALELRERGAKLALATMCIGVGQGIAVALERV; this comes from the coding sequence GGCCGCTTCGGCGGTTCGCTGTCATCCGTGCGCGCCGACGATCTCGGCGCGGTCCCGATCCGGGCGCTGATGGAGCGCAACGGAACCGTCGACTGGGAAGCGATCGACGACGTGGTTTATGGCTGCGCCAACCAGGCCGGCGAGGACAACCGCAACGTGGCGCGCATGGCGCTGCTGCTCGCCGGCCTGCCGACGGTCGTGCCCGGCTCCACCGTCAACCGCCTCTGCGGCTCGGGCATGGATGCGCTGACCATCGCCGCCCGCGCCATCAAGGCCGGCGAGGCCGAGATCATGATCGCCGGCGGCGTCGAGTCGATGAGCCGCGCGCCCTTCGTCATGCCGAAGGCCGACACCGCCTTCTCTCGCAATGCCGAGATCTACGACACCACGATCGGCTGGCGCTTCGTCAACCCCGTTATGAAGAAGCAATACGGCGTCGATTCCATGCCCGAGACCGGCGAGAACGTCGCGGCCGAGTTCAACGTGTCCCGCGCCGACCAGGACGCCTTCGCCGTGCGCAGCCAGGACAAGGCGGTCGCCGCGCAGCAGAACGGTCGACTCGCCAAGGAGATCGTCCCGGTGACGATCCCGCAGAAGAAGGGCGACCCGGTCGTCGTTTCGAAGGACGAGCATCCGCGCGCGGGCACAACGGTCGAAACGCTGGCCAAGCTCGGCACCCCCTTCCGCAAGGAGGGCGGCACGGTGACCGCCGGCAACGCGTCGGGCGTCAACGACGGTGCTGCGGCGCTGATCGTCGCCTCCGAGGCGGCCGTTAAGAAGTACGGGCTCACCCCGATCGCCCGCGTGCTCGGCGGTGCCGCCGCCGGCGTGCCGCCGCGCATCATGGGCATCGGCCCGGCCCCGGCGTCGAAGAAGCTCTGCGCCCGGCTCGGCCTCACGCCCTCCGACTTCGACGTCGTCGAGCTCAACGAAGCCTTCGCCTCCCAGGGCATCGCCGTGCTCCGCGACCTGGGCATCGCCGAGGATGCGGAGCACGTCAACCCGAACGGCGGCGCCATCGCGCTTGGCCATCCGCTCGGCATGTCTGGCGCGCGCATCGCGGGCACGGCTGCGCTGGAGTTGCGCGAGCGCGGCGCGAAGCTCGCGCTGGCGACGATGTGCATCGGCGTCGGCCAGGGCATCGCGGTGGCGCTGGAGCGGGTGTAG
- a CDS encoding GlxA family transcriptional regulator, whose amino-acid sequence MSKSEGRSIFKPEATPLRLTFLVLSGASLMCVASAIDPLRAANRVAGETLFDWTIVSADGGPAMTTAGLPIAVAGALDPAARCDALVAIGGFGTRAGASGTLLAAFRRAARSARAVGGVEAGGWLVARAGLLDGRAATTHWEDLEDFSAAFPGIDVRPDRYVIDGPVFTTGGASPTFDIMLHLVRARLGMAVALDVASVFIYDQARAATDAQPLVSLGRLDGYDPRLAQAIRLMESHVDRPLPVSAIARRAGVTARTLEKIFAAAIGETPGAYYLRLRLNAARRLVLDTAEPMADVAARTGFSSASAFSRAFAKAFGKPPVRMRRG is encoded by the coding sequence ATGTCAAAAAGCGAAGGCCGCTCCATCTTCAAACCAGAAGCCACGCCACTGCGGCTGACCTTCCTCGTCCTGTCCGGCGCCTCGCTCATGTGCGTTGCCTCCGCGATCGATCCGCTTCGCGCCGCCAACCGCGTGGCGGGCGAGACTCTGTTCGACTGGACGATCGTTTCCGCCGACGGCGGGCCGGCCATGACGACGGCCGGGCTGCCGATCGCGGTCGCTGGCGCGCTCGATCCCGCAGCGCGATGCGACGCTCTCGTCGCCATCGGCGGTTTCGGCACCCGCGCCGGCGCATCGGGCACTCTGCTCGCCGCCTTCCGCCGGGCGGCGCGGTCGGCGCGCGCCGTCGGCGGCGTCGAGGCGGGCGGCTGGCTCGTCGCCCGCGCCGGCCTGCTCGACGGCCGCGCCGCCACCACCCACTGGGAGGACCTCGAAGACTTTTCGGCCGCCTTCCCCGGCATCGACGTGCGGCCTGACCGCTATGTCATCGACGGCCCGGTCTTCACCACCGGCGGCGCCTCGCCGACCTTCGATATCATGCTGCATCTGGTGCGCGCGCGCCTCGGCATGGCGGTGGCGCTCGATGTCGCCTCGGTGTTCATCTACGACCAGGCGCGCGCCGCCACCGACGCCCAGCCGCTCGTCTCGCTGGGCCGCCTCGACGGCTACGACCCGCGGCTGGCCCAGGCGATCCGGCTGATGGAGAGCCATGTCGACCGGCCGTTGCCCGTCTCGGCGATCGCGCGGCGCGCCGGCGTCACGGCACGGACGCTGGAAAAGATCTTTGCCGCCGCGATCGGCGAGACGCCCGGCGCCTACTACCTGCGCCTGCGCCTCAACGCCGCCCGCCGCCTCGTGCTCGACACGGCCGAGCCGATGGCCGACGTCGCCGCCCGCACCGGCTTTTCCTCCGCGAGCGCCTTCAGCCGCGCCTTCGCGAAGGCCTTCGGCAAGCCGCCGGTGCGGATGCGCCGCGGCTGA
- a CDS encoding type II toxin-antitoxin system VapC family toxin, whose translation MMLYLLDTNAVSMAVHRRSSALDRRMDQIGVDAIAISSITYGEIVYGLEWKAEARRLARSMGDFLREIMVLPWTEATGDLYGKLRADMRRSGISLQPLDLLIAAHALEAGATLVTSDVAFRHVPGLTVEDWTVP comes from the coding sequence ATGATGCTCTACCTGCTGGATACCAATGCGGTGAGCATGGCCGTCCATCGCCGCTCCTCGGCCCTCGACCGCCGGATGGATCAGATCGGCGTAGATGCGATCGCAATATCGTCGATCACCTACGGTGAGATCGTCTACGGCCTCGAGTGGAAAGCGGAGGCTCGCAGGCTTGCGAGGAGCATGGGAGATTTCCTTCGGGAGATCATGGTCCTGCCGTGGACCGAAGCGACTGGCGATCTCTACGGCAAGCTGCGTGCCGATATGCGCCGCAGCGGCATCTCCCTCCAGCCCCTCGACCTCCTCATCGCCGCGCACGCGCTGGAGGCGGGCGCCACGCTCGTCACCAGCGATGTCGCCTTCCGCCACGTGCCCGGGCTGACCGTCGAGGACTGGACGGTGCCCTGA
- a CDS encoding ArsR/SmtB family transcription factor: protein MDRDAILKALASPVRREMLAWLKEPEKHFSDDMHPLEMGICAGQFERCGLSQSTVSSHLAALVASGLVTQRRVGQWAFYQRNEPVIAAFRAALDDL from the coding sequence ATTGATCGAGACGCGATCCTGAAGGCACTGGCGAGCCCGGTGCGGCGGGAGATGCTCGCCTGGCTGAAGGAGCCGGAGAAGCATTTTTCCGACGACATGCATCCGCTGGAAATGGGCATCTGTGCGGGCCAGTTCGAGCGCTGCGGCCTGTCGCAGTCGACGGTCTCCTCACATCTGGCGGCTCTCGTCGCCAGCGGCCTCGTCACGCAGCGGCGGGTCGGCCAGTGGGCCTTCTACCAGCGCAACGAGCCGGTGATTGCCGCCTTCCGCGCCGCGCTCGACGATCTCTGA
- a CDS encoding alkene reductase, with protein sequence MTTLFDPTTVGAISVANRIAMAPLTRNRSPNAVPGPYAVEYYTQRAAAGLLITEATAISHQGQGYADVPGLYGADQLAAWRKVTDAVHAAGGKIVTQLWHVGRISHDSLQPGGGKPVAPSAIRAKSKTYLVNADGTGSFADTSEPRALGLDELPGIVEDFRRATKAAVGEAGFDGVEIHAANGYLIDQFLRSGSNQRTDAYGGSIENRARFLFQVVDAVVEAAGADRVGIRLSPVTPANDASDPDPQPLFEHVVKGLASRGLAYVHVIEGATGGARDFVQGEAAFDWDAFKAAYRDAGGTGAWIVNNGYTRALAQEAVASGRADLVAFGRPFIANPDLVDRLRRDLPLAEPERATMYGGGAKGYVDYPAWSDQAA encoded by the coding sequence ATGACCACGCTCTTCGATCCGACCACCGTCGGCGCCATTTCGGTCGCCAACCGCATCGCCATGGCGCCGCTGACCCGCAACCGCTCGCCGAACGCCGTGCCCGGGCCCTATGCCGTCGAGTACTACACCCAGCGCGCGGCTGCCGGCCTGCTGATCACCGAGGCGACCGCCATCTCGCACCAGGGGCAGGGCTATGCCGACGTGCCGGGCCTCTACGGTGCCGACCAGCTCGCCGCCTGGCGAAAGGTGACGGACGCCGTCCACGCGGCGGGCGGGAAGATCGTGACGCAGCTGTGGCATGTCGGCCGCATCTCGCATGACAGCCTCCAGCCCGGCGGCGGCAAGCCGGTCGCGCCTTCGGCGATCCGCGCGAAGTCGAAGACCTATCTGGTGAACGCCGACGGCACGGGCTCGTTCGCCGACACGTCGGAGCCCCGGGCGCTGGGGCTCGACGAGCTTCCCGGGATCGTCGAGGATTTTCGTCGCGCCACGAAGGCCGCGGTGGGCGAGGCCGGTTTCGACGGCGTCGAAATCCATGCGGCGAATGGTTACCTGATCGACCAGTTCCTGCGCTCCGGCAGCAACCAGCGCACCGACGCCTATGGCGGCTCGATCGAGAACCGCGCGCGCTTCCTGTTCCAGGTGGTCGACGCGGTGGTCGAGGCGGCGGGCGCCGACCGCGTCGGCATCCGCCTGTCGCCCGTCACGCCGGCCAACGACGCGTCCGACCCCGACCCGCAGCCGCTGTTCGAGCATGTCGTGAAGGGTCTCGCGAGCCGCGGTCTCGCCTATGTCCACGTGATCGAGGGCGCCACCGGCGGCGCGCGCGATTTCGTCCAGGGTGAGGCGGCGTTCGACTGGGACGCGTTCAAGGCCGCCTATCGCGACGCCGGCGGCACCGGCGCCTGGATCGTCAACAACGGCTACACCAGGGCGCTCGCGCAGGAGGCCGTGGCCAGCGGGCGCGCCGACCTCGTCGCCTTCGGCCGACCCTTCATCGCCAATCCGGACCTCGTCGACCGCCTGCGCCGCGACCTGCCGCTCGCAGAGCCGGAGCGGGCGACGATGTATGGCGGCGGCGCAAAGGGCTACGTCGATTATCCGGCGTGGAGCGACCAGGCGGCCTGA